From Candidatus Binatia bacterium, the proteins below share one genomic window:
- a CDS encoding SIMPL domain-containing protein (The SIMPL domain is named for its presence in mouse protein SIMPL (signalling molecule that associates with mouse pelle-like kinase). Bacterial member BP26, from Brucella, was shown to assemble into a channel-like structure, while YggE from E. coli has been associated with resistance to oxidative stress.) — translation MTNEDDAARPRGGWLPWAVLSLGIALAGWFVGMGVQSVRTADRFVSVKGVAEREVKADLALWPIQLAVTDNDLAAAQTRLAQNAARVVAFLRENGVDSTEIELQTLRVTDIMANPFRGEQRAGTRFILQQTVNVRSDNPERVQATSQKVGELVNAGVVLTSGPEWGPGGPSYLFRKLNDLKPAMIAEATAQARKAAEQFAKDSKSGLGGIHRANQGVFVILPRDASGSDQGPAIAEATQMYKIVRVVSTVEYQLR, via the coding sequence ATGACCAACGAGGACGACGCCGCGCGGCCGCGCGGGGGATGGCTGCCGTGGGCGGTGCTTTCGCTGGGGATCGCGCTGGCAGGGTGGTTCGTTGGGATGGGCGTCCAGAGCGTCCGCACGGCCGACCGGTTCGTCAGCGTGAAAGGGGTGGCCGAGCGCGAGGTGAAGGCCGACCTGGCTCTCTGGCCGATTCAGCTCGCGGTGACCGACAACGATCTGGCGGCGGCGCAGACCCGGCTGGCCCAGAACGCGGCGCGGGTGGTGGCGTTCCTGCGCGAGAACGGCGTGGACTCGACCGAGATCGAGCTGCAGACGCTCCGCGTCACGGACATCATGGCCAATCCCTTCCGCGGCGAGCAGCGGGCGGGAACCCGCTTCATCCTGCAGCAGACCGTGAACGTCCGCTCCGACAATCCCGAGCGCGTGCAGGCGACCAGCCAGAAGGTGGGGGAGCTGGTGAACGCGGGCGTCGTCCTCACGTCGGGCCCGGAGTGGGGGCCAGGCGGGCCGAGCTATCTCTTCCGGAAGCTCAACGACCTGAAGCCGGCCATGATCGCGGAAGCCACCGCCCAGGCGCGGAAAGCGGCGGAGCAGTTCGCCAAGGACTCGAAGAGCGGCCTGGGCGGAATCCACCGGGCCAACCAGGGGGTGTTCGTGATCCTGCCGCGGGACGCGTCGGGCTCCGACCAGGGCCCGGCCATCGCCGAGGCGACGCAGATGTACAAGATCGTGCGCGTGGTCTCGACGGTCGAATACCAGCTGCGCTAG
- a CDS encoding DoxX family protein yields the protein MRRTKDHLTSIGLLLLRVGAGALLLFGHGLPKLLHWSERASTFANPIGLGSQVSFSLVLFAEVVCAAAVILGVATRLAAGPIIFFLLVAAFVQNGPGSYSDKELALVYLVPFVTLTLTGGGHYALDTLILRGRAGRRRL from the coding sequence ATGCGACGGACCAAGGATCATCTGACCTCGATCGGCCTCCTGCTGCTCCGCGTGGGCGCGGGCGCCCTGCTTCTCTTCGGTCACGGACTCCCCAAGCTGCTCCACTGGTCGGAGCGCGCCTCGACCTTCGCCAATCCGATCGGTCTCGGCTCCCAGGTCAGCTTTTCGCTGGTCCTGTTCGCCGAGGTGGTCTGCGCCGCGGCGGTCATCCTGGGCGTCGCCACGCGCCTGGCGGCAGGACCGATCATCTTCTTCCTCCTCGTGGCCGCGTTCGTGCAGAACGGGCCGGGAAGCTACTCCGACAAGGAGCTCGCACTGGTCTACCTGGTGCCCTTCGTGACGCTCACGCTGACCGGAGGCGGTCACTACGCGCTCGACACCCTGATCCTGCGCGGCCGCGCCGGGCGAAGGCGCCTCTAG
- a CDS encoding NAD(P)-dependent oxidoreductase — protein sequence MNERNDSRSGAVLLTGGSGFVGSRVARRLVAAGRRVLAIVRAKGAAPELADPALAGWIEEVEGDFTRPEIAGPAAAGAAAVVHCAATGGPDIEAARRVNAEGTRAMVEAAERAGVRRYVQISTLSVYARGPEGTLDEEAPLKEEGDPYGLTKAEADRVVLAAMERGLPAVILRPGAILGAHRTSTWAVTVPSRIRDRQMKLRGDGREIIPWVHVEDLAEAVLLALDDDRAVGRVYNVTDGDMTWRGYTDQVRGWFGTAPLEEIPVAEFGGYWMGRFDASRIRRELGYRPRHGYDEGMAEAAAHWARERSREQPSR from the coding sequence ATGAACGAACGGAATGATAGCCGAAGCGGGGCCGTCCTATTGACGGGAGGTAGCGGATTCGTGGGAAGCCGCGTGGCGCGGCGCCTGGTCGCGGCGGGACGGCGCGTGCTGGCGATCGTGCGCGCGAAGGGGGCGGCCCCCGAGCTGGCCGATCCCGCTCTCGCCGGCTGGATCGAAGAAGTCGAGGGCGACTTTACCCGCCCCGAAATCGCCGGGCCGGCGGCCGCGGGCGCCGCCGCCGTGGTCCACTGCGCCGCCACGGGCGGGCCCGACATCGAGGCGGCGCGGCGCGTGAACGCGGAAGGAACCCGCGCCATGGTCGAGGCGGCCGAGCGGGCGGGCGTCCGGCGCTACGTGCAGATCTCGACCCTCTCGGTCTATGCGCGCGGCCCGGAGGGCACGCTCGACGAGGAGGCGCCGCTCAAGGAGGAGGGGGATCCTTACGGCCTCACCAAGGCCGAAGCGGATCGCGTCGTGCTGGCGGCGATGGAGCGCGGGCTGCCGGCCGTGATTCTGCGTCCGGGGGCCATCCTGGGCGCGCACCGGACCTCCACCTGGGCGGTCACGGTGCCCTCGCGCATTCGCGACCGCCAGATGAAGCTGCGAGGCGACGGGCGCGAGATCATCCCGTGGGTGCACGTCGAGGACCTGGCCGAGGCGGTGCTGCTGGCCCTCGACGACGATCGCGCCGTGGGGCGCGTCTACAACGTGACCGACGGCGACATGACGTGGCGCGGATACACCGACCAGGTCCGCGGCTGGTTCGGCACGGCGCCCCTGGAGGAGATCCCCGTCGCGGAGTTCGGCGGCTACTGGATGGGCCGCTTCGACGCCTCCCGCATCCGGCGCGAGCTGGGGTACCGGCCGCGCCATGGATACGACGAGGGGATGGCGGAAGCGGCCGCGCACTGGGCGCGCGAGCGCTCCCGCGAGCAGCCTTCCCGCTGA
- a CDS encoding EamA family transporter, with amino-acid sequence MRPETAVAPAEDRSPATYASFAVMCLVWGSTFLAIRIGNESVAPVWSAVVRLSIATPLYFLIALLSRAPWPRGAALGAALLYGFLNYGLNFALLYRGEVQVSSGTASILYATIPLITVIAVARLGLQRLRSHEIWGALIGLAGVALVFSGELSGGGPPLALAAVFVGAIAAALSAVALKLGPPQSTWPANALGSAVGLAVCCAVSLALGERWTLPRGTAGWAPILYLIATGNLIAYALFGWLLTKWKVTSVNAMSLVIPVIAVFLGAAIRAEAPGPGTILGAALVLAGVSLTLFVGRR; translated from the coding sequence ATGAGACCCGAGACCGCGGTCGCGCCCGCCGAGGACCGCAGCCCCGCCACCTACGCGAGCTTCGCCGTGATGTGCCTGGTCTGGGGGAGCACGTTCCTCGCGATCCGGATCGGCAACGAATCGGTGGCGCCGGTCTGGTCGGCGGTGGTGCGGCTCTCCATCGCGACGCCGCTCTACTTCCTGATCGCGCTTCTCTCCCGCGCGCCCTGGCCCCGCGGCGCCGCGCTCGGCGCGGCTCTTCTCTACGGATTCCTGAACTACGGCCTGAACTTCGCCCTCCTCTACCGCGGCGAGGTCCAAGTCTCGAGCGGCACGGCTTCGATCCTCTATGCCACGATCCCGCTGATCACGGTGATCGCGGTCGCGCGGCTGGGCCTCCAGCGGCTCCGGTCCCACGAGATCTGGGGCGCGTTGATCGGGCTGGCGGGCGTCGCCCTGGTCTTCTCCGGCGAGCTGTCGGGAGGCGGCCCCCCGCTCGCCCTGGCGGCCGTCTTCGTGGGCGCGATCGCGGCCGCGCTCTCGGCGGTGGCGCTGAAACTGGGGCCGCCCCAATCCACCTGGCCCGCGAACGCGCTCGGCTCCGCGGTGGGCCTCGCGGTATGCTGCGCCGTGAGCCTTGCGCTGGGCGAGCGTTGGACCCTTCCGCGCGGCACCGCGGGATGGGCGCCGATCCTCTATCTGATCGCGACGGGGAACCTGATCGCCTATGCGCTCTTCGGCTGGCTCCTCACGAAGTGGAAGGTCACGAGCGTCAACGCGATGTCGCTGGTCATCCCGGTGATCGCGGTGTTCCTCGGCGCGGCGATCCGCGCCGAGGCACCCGGCCCCGGAACCATCCTCGGCGCCGCGCTCGTTCTCGCGGGTGTGTCGCTCACGTTGTTCGTCGGGCGGCGATGA
- the ispG gene encoding flavodoxin-dependent (E)-4-hydroxy-3-methylbut-2-enyl-diphosphate synthase — protein MPLIRLTPSEPSQDTARPRRRSTEVRIGSVTIGACRPVAVQSMTNTETADAASTAAQVIALAEAGSELVRVTVNTPEAAKAVPEMVGRVRDAGHATPIVGDFHFSGHLLLAEHPDCARALDKYRINPGNVGAGKRHDEHFQRIIQAAVEHQKPVRIGVNWGSLDRELLTALMDENARSAAPRPDREVTLDAMFQSAVRSAALAEEFGQPHDAIVLSAKVSGVRDLIAIYRRLAAETDYALHLGLTEAGMGMKGVVASTAGLAVLLLDGIGDTIRASLTPTPGGDRREEVHLCQQILQSLDLRAFAPQVTSCPGCGRTTSIFFQELAERVNDRLRERMPVWRERYPGSEELRVAVMGCVVNGPGESRHADIGISLPGTGEHPKAPVFVDGSLKTTLSGPRIAEEFLDLVDAYVEDRYGRTAAPR, from the coding sequence ATGCCCCTCATCCGCCTGACGCCCTCCGAGCCTTCCCAGGACACCGCCCGTCCGCGCCGCCGCTCCACCGAGGTCCGGATCGGATCGGTCACGATCGGCGCCTGCCGTCCCGTCGCGGTCCAGTCGATGACCAACACCGAGACCGCCGACGCCGCCTCCACCGCCGCGCAGGTGATCGCGCTGGCCGAGGCGGGCTCGGAGCTGGTGCGCGTCACGGTGAACACCCCCGAGGCCGCGAAGGCGGTGCCCGAGATGGTGGGCCGCGTCCGCGACGCCGGGCACGCGACGCCGATCGTGGGCGATTTCCATTTCAGCGGGCATCTCCTCCTGGCGGAGCATCCCGACTGCGCCCGGGCGCTCGACAAGTACCGCATCAATCCGGGCAACGTGGGGGCGGGCAAGCGGCACGACGAGCACTTCCAGCGGATCATCCAGGCCGCGGTGGAGCACCAGAAGCCGGTTCGGATCGGCGTGAACTGGGGCTCGCTGGACCGCGAGCTCCTGACCGCGCTCATGGACGAGAACGCAAGGAGCGCCGCTCCGCGCCCCGACCGGGAGGTCACCCTGGACGCGATGTTCCAGAGCGCCGTCCGCTCGGCCGCGCTGGCCGAGGAATTCGGACAGCCGCACGACGCGATCGTCCTCTCGGCCAAGGTCTCCGGCGTGCGCGACCTGATCGCGATCTACCGGCGCCTGGCGGCCGAGACGGACTATGCGCTCCACCTGGGCCTCACCGAGGCCGGCATGGGGATGAAGGGGGTCGTCGCCTCGACGGCGGGGCTGGCCGTGCTGCTCCTCGACGGGATCGGCGACACGATCCGCGCGAGCCTCACCCCCACGCCCGGAGGCGACCGGCGGGAAGAGGTGCACCTCTGCCAGCAGATCCTCCAGTCGCTCGACCTTCGCGCCTTCGCGCCGCAGGTCACCTCCTGCCCCGGGTGCGGGCGCACCACGAGCATCTTCTTCCAGGAGCTGGCGGAGCGGGTGAACGACCGGCTGCGCGAGCGGATGCCGGTGTGGCGGGAGCGCTACCCCGGCTCGGAAGAGCTTCGGGTGGCGGTGATGGGATGCGTCGTGAACGGCCCCGGGGAGTCCCGGCACGCCGACATCGGCATCTCGCTTCCGGGAACCGGGGAGCATCCGAAGGCCCCCGTCTTCGTGGACGGGTCGCTCAAGACCACCCTCTCCGGGCCCCGCATCGCCGAGGAGTTCCTCGATCTCGTGGATGCGTACGTCGAAGACCGCTACGGCCGGACGGCCGCGCCCCGCTGA
- the ubiE gene encoding bifunctional demethylmenaquinone methyltransferase/2-methoxy-6-polyprenyl-1,4-benzoquinol methylase UbiE, translated as MPAAAEVRSMFASVARSYDRANQVLSLGMHHRWRRAAVLASGAKPGDRVLDCATGTGDLAIEFRRAVGPGGEVIGADFCEEMLALGPAKAERAGAPVRFEVADLLALPYADRSFDVVSVAFGIRNVEDPERGIREMARVTRPGGRVVVLEFGQPGGALFGPLFRWYSRAVLPRVGGWISGRRAAYEYLDRTASRFPAGEAFTALLRSTGLFRDVRARALTGGVAYVYVGEVAPVGSPAKTPTVEVPAR; from the coding sequence ATGCCCGCCGCCGCCGAAGTCCGATCCATGTTCGCCTCGGTCGCGCGCTCCTACGACCGCGCGAACCAGGTGCTCTCGCTGGGGATGCACCATCGCTGGCGCCGCGCCGCCGTGCTCGCGAGCGGGGCGAAGCCCGGGGACCGAGTCCTCGACTGCGCGACTGGTACCGGGGACCTCGCGATCGAGTTCCGCCGCGCCGTGGGCCCCGGGGGCGAGGTGATCGGCGCCGATTTCTGCGAGGAGATGCTCGCGCTCGGTCCCGCCAAGGCGGAGCGCGCCGGAGCCCCCGTGCGCTTCGAAGTCGCCGACCTCCTCGCGCTACCGTACGCCGACCGCTCCTTCGACGTGGTCTCGGTGGCGTTCGGGATCCGCAACGTCGAGGACCCCGAGCGCGGGATCCGCGAGATGGCGCGGGTGACGCGACCCGGCGGGCGTGTCGTGGTGCTCGAGTTCGGCCAGCCGGGCGGCGCGCTGTTCGGCCCTCTGTTCCGCTGGTACAGCCGCGCCGTGCTGCCGCGCGTCGGCGGCTGGATCAGCGGCCGGCGGGCGGCCTACGAATACCTCGATCGCACCGCGTCGCGCTTTCCGGCCGGGGAGGCCTTCACCGCGCTCCTGCGCTCGACGGGGCTCTTCCGCGACGTGCGCGCGCGGGCCCTCACGGGGGGCGTGGCGTACGTGTACGTGGGGGAGGTCGCTCCGGTCGGGAGCCCGGCGAAGACTCCGACCGTGGAGGTTCCGGCCCGATGA
- a CDS encoding thioesterase family protein: MSVRASLLVRFQDVDAAGVLFFGRIYDYCHQAYEELWAAAGVDRAWIFSGADFLIPIAHSEADYKAPLRHGERVDVLVDVTHVGRASFHLAFRVTGPNGDGDLRATAKTVHAFVARETMRPIPIPEELRVFLLRHLVQEPVPHHAPK, translated from the coding sequence ATGAGCGTGCGCGCGTCCTTGCTGGTGCGCTTCCAGGACGTGGACGCCGCCGGCGTTCTCTTCTTCGGCCGCATCTACGACTACTGCCACCAGGCCTACGAGGAGCTCTGGGCCGCCGCGGGCGTGGACCGCGCGTGGATCTTCTCGGGCGCCGACTTCCTGATCCCGATCGCGCACAGCGAGGCGGACTACAAGGCGCCGCTCCGGCACGGCGAGCGCGTGGACGTTCTCGTGGACGTCACGCACGTGGGCCGCGCGTCCTTCCACCTGGCCTTCCGGGTGACGGGACCGAACGGAGACGGCGACCTGCGCGCGACGGCGAAGACGGTGCATGCCTTCGTGGCGCGCGAAACGATGCGCCCGATTCCGATCCCCGAAGAGCTACGGGTGTTTCTGCTTCGCCATCTCGTCCAGGAACCGGTCCCGCACCACGCGCCGAAGTAG
- a CDS encoding AMP-binding protein, whose product MIVPYPPPLPEAEGETSRVGTTHDPVRFWGAVRPDRVALRSARSVWTYGDLDRAVWSATDALLERGLGSGEHIALEFEPEDAIAFAVAFHAVQRIGSLPVLIGTSGTEAERQAMRERAQVEFTLNAGDLDIPMLYPPEAGEDEAKGASAERSKEPSRRKNKGSGGSAPPVEPFLDRRLNAPAAVLFTSGTSGEPRAAVLTHGNFLWSALASARNLGVREADLWLCCMPLHHVGGLSILIRAAMTGTAALLHDHFDAEAVSRAIDEDGVTLVSLVPTMLSRLLDVRKGRHFPDSLRAALIGGGPAAASLLESAAKLDLRALPTYGLTEAASQVTTLPLREWPRGLASAGRRLPFIGVEIRDEADRLAGPGVEGEIVVSGPTVMAGYLSDPAGTEAALRRRRLRTGDVGMWDDEGRLVVLDRRADRIVTGGENVSPEEVERAIASHPAVRAACVVGVPSREWGQEVAVAVEPKAGRTVTLEALREHARASLSGFKLPRRFLILPSLPRSSSGKLLRRVVRDRFLDEMAKQKHP is encoded by the coding sequence GTGATCGTTCCCTATCCGCCGCCCCTCCCGGAGGCGGAGGGCGAGACGAGCCGGGTCGGCACGACGCACGATCCGGTCCGCTTCTGGGGCGCGGTCCGACCCGATCGCGTGGCGCTCCGGAGCGCCCGCTCGGTCTGGACCTACGGCGACCTCGACCGCGCGGTCTGGTCCGCGACCGACGCGCTCTTGGAGCGCGGGCTCGGCTCCGGAGAGCACATCGCGCTCGAGTTCGAGCCGGAGGACGCGATCGCCTTCGCGGTCGCGTTCCACGCGGTGCAGCGGATCGGATCCCTGCCGGTGCTGATCGGGACGTCGGGGACGGAGGCCGAGCGGCAGGCGATGCGGGAGCGCGCGCAGGTCGAGTTCACCCTGAATGCGGGGGATCTGGATATTCCGATGCTCTACCCGCCGGAGGCGGGGGAGGATGAGGCGAAGGGGGCTTCTGCGGAGCGCTCGAAGGAACCTTCGCGGCGAAAGAACAAGGGTTCCGGCGGCTCCGCGCCGCCGGTAGAACCCTTTCTGGATCGCCGTCTGAACGCCCCCGCCGCGGTGCTCTTCACCTCCGGCACCTCGGGCGAGCCGCGCGCCGCGGTGCTCACGCACGGCAATTTCCTCTGGAGCGCGCTGGCCTCGGCGCGGAACCTGGGCGTGCGTGAGGCCGACCTCTGGCTCTGCTGCATGCCCCTCCACCACGTGGGCGGCCTGTCGATCCTGATCCGCGCCGCGATGACCGGCACCGCCGCACTCCTCCACGACCACTTCGACGCGGAGGCCGTGAGCCGCGCGATCGACGAAGACGGCGTCACGCTGGTCTCGCTCGTCCCCACGATGCTCTCGAGGCTCCTGGACGTGCGCAAGGGGCGGCACTTCCCAGACTCGCTGCGCGCCGCGCTCATCGGCGGCGGCCCGGCCGCGGCCTCGCTGCTCGAATCGGCCGCGAAGCTGGACCTGCGCGCGCTCCCGACCTACGGCCTGACCGAAGCGGCCTCGCAGGTCACGACGCTCCCGCTTCGCGAGTGGCCCCGCGGGCTCGCGTCGGCGGGACGGCGGCTTCCCTTCATCGGCGTGGAGATCCGCGACGAGGCGGACCGCCTCGCCGGGCCGGGCGTCGAGGGGGAGATCGTCGTGAGCGGCCCCACGGTGATGGCCGGGTATCTGAGCGATCCCGCCGGAACCGAGGCGGCGCTCCGGCGGCGGCGGCTTCGCACCGGCGACGTCGGGATGTGGGACGACGAGGGGCGCCTCGTGGTGCTGGACCGGCGCGCCGACCGCATCGTCACCGGCGGCGAGAACGTATCGCCCGAAGAGGTGGAGCGCGCGATCGCCTCGCATCCGGCCGTGCGCGCGGCCTGCGTCGTGGGGGTTCCCTCGCGCGAGTGGGGCCAGGAGGTGGCGGTCGCGGTCGAGCCCAAGGCGGGCCGGACGGTGACCCTCGAGGCGCTGCGCGAGCACGCGCGCGCGTCGCTCTCCGGCTTCAAGCTGCCGCGGCGCTTCCTGATCCTGCCGTCCCTGCCGCGCTCCTCGTCGGGAAAGCTACTTCGGCGCGTGGTGCGGGACCGGTTCCTGGACGAGATGGCGAAGCAGAAACACCCGTAG